A portion of the Acidisarcina polymorpha genome contains these proteins:
- a CDS encoding cupin domain-containing protein, producing the protein MPEPTSQYPPVPPDDLQRTLTISQPDKDQTLPHIGLVGDTYTITVSGNDTNGRFCVVDMHIPPGGGPPPHRHDFEETFILLEGEMEATFRGNKSIVRAGDTINIPANAPHRFHNISSRPVRLLCICSPAGQEEFFQQVGIPVATRTTAPPKLDKQQQQEFMEKAKALAPKYRTELLREA; encoded by the coding sequence ATGCCTGAACCTACGTCTCAATATCCGCCGGTTCCTCCCGACGATCTGCAACGTACGCTCACCATCTCTCAGCCGGACAAGGACCAGACACTGCCGCACATCGGGTTGGTGGGTGATACCTACACCATTACGGTGTCGGGCAACGACACCAACGGCCGGTTCTGTGTCGTTGATATGCACATTCCGCCGGGAGGTGGCCCTCCCCCGCATCGTCATGACTTTGAGGAAACCTTCATCCTGCTCGAGGGTGAGATGGAAGCTACGTTCCGCGGCAACAAATCCATCGTCCGCGCCGGCGACACGATTAATATTCCTGCAAATGCGCCGCACCGCTTCCATAACATCTCTTCGCGGCCCGTGCGTCTACTCTGCATCTGCTCTCCAGCCGGACAAGAGGAGTTCTTCCAGCAGGTTGGCATCCCGGTAGCCACTCGCACGACCGCCCCGCCCAAGCTCGACAAGCAGCAACAGCAGGAATTCATGGAGAAGGCAAAAGCGCTTGCTCCGAAGTACCGTACTGAGTTACTGCGGGAAGCATAA
- a CDS encoding PspA/IM30 family protein, whose protein sequence is MFRRLSNLFYGFVGLFISGLERQNPEALLEVEQENLRKQIGKFNSGLAAHAGLVERLIAQVRKLETEDNELHAKTSANLKMGNRQAAGQYALRLQTVERELAENRKQMEQAETTYKELVRARDVAISIARQKIESLKSGLSDLKMKRAMAEITEMASGMVTDLGGSGETLNRLEEMVSEERHKAAGRVRVAVDSLDLRDVHIREAEQGALAEQALAAFEASQAPAQISAESRETLPSIIVPNAQKGPY, encoded by the coding sequence ATGTTTCGCCGCCTGAGCAATCTCTTCTATGGATTCGTTGGCCTCTTCATCTCTGGCCTGGAGCGCCAGAACCCGGAGGCGCTGCTCGAGGTCGAGCAGGAAAATCTGCGCAAACAGATTGGTAAGTTCAACTCCGGACTCGCCGCCCATGCCGGACTTGTCGAGCGCCTCATCGCCCAGGTCCGCAAGCTGGAGACCGAAGACAACGAGCTCCACGCCAAGACCTCCGCCAACTTAAAGATGGGGAATCGCCAGGCCGCCGGCCAGTACGCGCTGCGCCTGCAGACAGTCGAGCGCGAACTGGCCGAGAACCGCAAGCAGATGGAACAGGCCGAGACCACCTATAAAGAGCTTGTGCGCGCCCGGGATGTGGCGATCTCAATCGCCCGGCAGAAGATCGAGTCGCTTAAGTCCGGACTCAGCGACCTGAAGATGAAGCGCGCCATGGCCGAGATCACGGAGATGGCGTCGGGCATGGTTACCGATCTGGGCGGCAGCGGCGAGACTCTTAACCGTCTGGAAGAAATGGTCAGCGAAGAGCGTCACAAGGCCGCCGGCCGCGTCCGTGTCGCCGTTGACAGCCTCGATCTGCGCGACGTTCACATCCGCGAAGCTGAGCAAGGAGCGCTCGCCGAACAGGCGCTCGCCGCCTTTGAGGCCAGCCAGGCGCCGGCGCAAATCTCTGCTGAGTCGCGGGAGACGCTGCCGTCGATCATCGTTCCCAACGCGCAGAAGGGTCCCTATTAA